One [Clostridium] saccharolyticum WM1 DNA segment encodes these proteins:
- a CDS encoding ABC transporter substrate-binding protein, which yields MKRIWGYAMAAIMGVSALTGCSSGQSASTTAATTAAAADQTTAADTLKAKEPAESPAGKVVIYTGSGPEITEPIYALWKEKYPDIEIEEVKSGTGELLARISAEKDNPGGDVLWGGDTFLYLSNPDLFEAYDSKEDAAMITRDPDHKWHSYVIMPQTIMVNTKLIKSEADYPKTLKELTDPKWKNDKIALADPSKSGTGLSLVKGMASLYDWDYVQQLLLNTEVYPSSDAMFAAVKDATNPVGFINEDLGYKWEMSGEPVKIIYPEDGVTYNVEATGIIKGAKNMDNAKLFLDFILSRDVHKVLQDVVKRRSARTDMAPPEGLEDLSSYQLIESKFNSKDEVLDNFTKALDAARK from the coding sequence ATGAAAAGAATTTGGGGTTATGCAATGGCAGCTATCATGGGGGTCTCAGCTTTAACCGGATGTAGTTCAGGGCAGTCAGCTTCCACCACAGCTGCTACCACAGCGGCTGCAGCCGATCAGACAACAGCCGCAGACACATTAAAAGCAAAGGAACCGGCAGAAAGTCCCGCCGGCAAGGTTGTTATTTACACCGGCAGCGGCCCGGAGATTACGGAACCGATTTATGCTTTATGGAAGGAAAAGTATCCGGATATTGAAATTGAGGAGGTAAAGAGCGGAACCGGCGAATTGCTGGCAAGAATCAGTGCGGAAAAGGATAATCCAGGCGGTGATGTGCTTTGGGGCGGTGATACATTTTTGTATCTGTCCAACCCGGATCTGTTCGAAGCCTATGACTCCAAAGAAGATGCGGCTATGATTACCCGGGACCCGGACCACAAATGGCATTCCTACGTAATTATGCCTCAGACCATTATGGTTAATACCAAGCTGATAAAATCAGAAGCCGACTATCCGAAGACCTTAAAGGAATTAACAGACCCAAAATGGAAAAATGATAAGATCGCCCTGGCAGACCCCTCCAAATCAGGTACCGGTTTGTCTCTTGTAAAGGGAATGGCCTCTTTGTATGATTGGGATTATGTGCAGCAGCTGCTTTTAAACACGGAGGTGTACCCAAGCTCTGATGCTATGTTTGCTGCTGTGAAGGATGCAACGAATCCGGTAGGCTTTATCAATGAGGACTTAGGCTACAAATGGGAAATGAGCGGTGAGCCGGTTAAGATCATTTATCCGGAAGATGGAGTTACCTATAACGTGGAAGCGACCGGGATCATCAAGGGTGCCAAAAACATGGATAATGCCAAGCTGTTTCTGGACTTTATTTTAAGCAGGGATGTGCATAAAGTTTTACAGGATGTTGTAAAAAGACGTTCTGCACGTACGGATATGGCTCCGCCGGAAGGTTTAGAGGATTTAAGCTCTTATCAGCTGATTGAATCGAAATTTAATTCCAAGGATGAAGTTCTGGATAACTTTACAAAGGCACTGGATGCGGCCAGAAAATAA